One genomic segment of Brachyhypopomus gauderio isolate BG-103 chromosome 19, BGAUD_0.2, whole genome shotgun sequence includes these proteins:
- the ccl20a.4 gene encoding C-C motif chemokine 4, which translates to MTRLCLVVSALLVLLCVWVSLGETSLLGCCTNFSPHPLHVSRVRDFKVQDVTTTCRLHAVIFFTVRDRKICADPDAPWVKHTISYLLARRRSSLKNPHHLKTKPSEDLSPPNNWSLRPL; encoded by the exons ATGACCAGGCTGTGTCTCGTTGTGTCTGCACTCCTGGTGctgctgtgtgtctgggtgtctcTAGGAGAAACCA GTCTGCTGGGATGCTGCACTAACTTCTCCCCACACCCTCTGCACGTCAGCCGAGTAAGAGACTTCAAGGTGCAGGACGTCACCACGACCTGCAGGCTGCACGCCGTCAT ATTTTTCacagtgagagacagaaagatcTGTGCTGATCCTGACGCACCCTGGGTTAAACACACCATCAGTTACCTGT TGGCAAGAAGACGTTCCTCACTGAAGAATCCTCACCACCTGAAAACGAAGCCCTCTGAAGATCTATCACCACCGAACAACTGGTCTCTCAGACCTCTCTGA